One genomic region from Paraburkholderia azotifigens encodes:
- a CDS encoding PQQ-dependent sugar dehydrogenase, which yields MNASLKLLPLAVSAALAVFPAAHAAQDNVQTLSNFKTTGNTRPAETVQQTGSRADALRENLKAIKLPPGFRIDLYAVVPEARAMAIEPSTGVVFVGTRKDRVWQVTDRTKRRVADDVVQFASSVTFKVPNAVCFSPDGVLYVIEQNRVLAFPAAQFFGEGGPDVAAAVVVPQGKLIPTQFESFNHGARYCRVGPDKKLYIALGQPWNVPPKDKLGELDRNGLAGIIRMDQNGKNREVFAHGVRNSVGLDFNPKDKTLWFTDNQVDGMGDDIPPGELNHATKAGANYGFPWYGGGKVRTEEYRNDTPPAGVVFPLVEYAAHAADLGMSFYTGKMFPDKYHGGIFDAEHGSWNRTKPVGARIMFTPVKDDGSVGETEVFAQGWLTPNGEYMGRPVDVQQLQDGSLLVSDDYAGAIYRISYAK from the coding sequence ATGAACGCATCCCTGAAGCTGTTGCCGCTGGCCGTCAGCGCGGCGCTCGCTGTATTTCCCGCAGCCCATGCCGCGCAGGACAATGTGCAGACGCTGTCGAACTTCAAGACGACGGGCAATACCAGGCCCGCGGAAACGGTGCAGCAGACGGGCTCGCGCGCGGACGCGCTGCGCGAGAACCTGAAGGCGATCAAGTTGCCGCCCGGCTTCAGGATCGACCTGTACGCTGTCGTGCCCGAGGCCCGCGCAATGGCGATCGAGCCGTCGACGGGCGTGGTGTTCGTCGGCACGCGCAAGGATCGCGTGTGGCAGGTGACCGACCGGACCAAGCGGCGCGTCGCCGACGACGTCGTGCAGTTCGCGAGTTCCGTCACGTTCAAAGTGCCCAACGCGGTGTGCTTCTCGCCGGACGGCGTGCTGTATGTCATCGAGCAGAATCGCGTGCTGGCCTTTCCTGCCGCGCAGTTCTTCGGCGAGGGCGGGCCGGACGTGGCGGCCGCCGTCGTCGTGCCGCAAGGCAAGCTGATTCCGACGCAGTTCGAGAGCTTCAATCACGGCGCACGTTATTGCCGCGTCGGACCCGACAAGAAGCTGTATATCGCGCTGGGCCAGCCGTGGAACGTGCCGCCGAAGGACAAGCTCGGCGAACTCGACCGGAACGGTCTCGCGGGCATCATTCGCATGGATCAGAACGGCAAGAACCGTGAGGTGTTTGCGCATGGCGTGCGCAATTCGGTGGGCCTCGATTTCAATCCGAAGGACAAGACGCTGTGGTTCACCGACAACCAGGTGGACGGCATGGGCGACGACATTCCGCCCGGTGAACTGAATCACGCGACGAAGGCGGGCGCAAACTACGGCTTCCCGTGGTACGGCGGCGGCAAGGTGCGCACGGAGGAGTACAGGAACGACACGCCGCCCGCGGGCGTGGTGTTCCCGCTGGTCGAATACGCGGCGCATGCGGCGGATCTTGGCATGTCGTTCTATACGGGAAAGATGTTCCCTGACAAGTACCATGGCGGCATCTTCGACGCGGAGCATGGCTCGTGGAATCGCACGAAACCGGTCGGCGCGCGGATTATGTTCACGCCTGTCAAGGATGACGGCAGTGTCGGGGAGACGGAAGTGTTTGCGCAAGGGTGGCTCACGCCGAATGGGGAGTACATGGGGCGGCCTGTCGATGTGCAGCAGTTGCAGGATGGATCGTTGCTGGTGTCTGACGACTATGCCGGCGCCATTTATCGGATTTCTTACGCGAAATGA
- a CDS encoding c-type cytochrome produces MKLFLFVLALAFGGAAHAADSAKGRAKAVQCQACHGMDGIAKIPEAPNLAGQNEDYLVKALKDFKSGARQNDMMSVVAKPLSDDDMANLAAYFIASGVEVCFLSATQSPFFGLLPGWVGIRDFVSVLQASPLCGAAPTFLCSGKEK; encoded by the coding sequence ATGAAGCTTTTTCTTTTTGTTCTGGCGCTGGCGTTTGGGGGTGCTGCGCATGCTGCGGATAGCGCGAAGGGTCGCGCAAAGGCTGTGCAGTGCCAGGCGTGTCATGGGATGGATGGCATTGCCAAGATTCCCGAGGCGCCTAATCTCGCTGGGCAGAATGAGGATTATCTCGTCAAGGCTTTGAAGGATTTTAAGTCAGGTGCACGGCAGAATGACATGATGTCTGTTGTGGCTAAGCCTTTGTCTGACGATGATATGGCTAATCTGGCGGCTTATTTCATAGCCTCGGGCGTTGAGGTTTGTTTTTTGTCTGCGACGCAGTCGCCATTTTTTGGTTTATTGCCGGGTTGGGTTGGCATCCGCGATTTCGTATCGGTGCTGCAGGCGTCGCCCCTGTGCGGGGCAGCACCTACTTTTCTTTGCAGCGGCAAAGAAAAGTAG
- a CDS encoding IS5 family transposase: MTQLGLGLDLSTKRTRKREFLDEMTRVVPWQKLIALVEPHYPKGKTGRPPFPIQTMLRIHFLQQWFSLSDPAMEEALHDIPLYREFALLGTGMTRLPDESTILRFRHLLEAHELSARMLATVNEILQAKGLMLKVGSAVDATLISAPSSTKKAGTRDPEMSQTQKGGSWYFGMKAHIGVDVESGLVHTVKCTPANVHDITVAHELLHGDEQVAFADAGYVGIEKRGETGAVQWHVAMRPSKRRKLDKSKRLDRIYEKVERLKAGVRAKVEHPFRVLKCQFGYLKARYRGLAKNTAQIETQFALINLWLARGVLGKAK, translated from the coding sequence ATGACACAACTTGGTCTTGGTCTGGATCTGTCAACGAAGCGCACTCGCAAGCGCGAGTTTCTCGATGAGATGACGCGTGTGGTGCCGTGGCAGAAGCTGATTGCGCTTGTCGAACCGCACTATCCGAAAGGCAAGACTGGCCGCCCGCCTTTTCCGATCCAGACGATGCTTCGCATTCACTTCCTGCAACAATGGTTCAGTCTCTCGGACCCGGCGATGGAGGAGGCGCTGCACGACATACCGCTGTACCGGGAGTTCGCGCTGCTGGGCACGGGTATGACGCGCCTGCCTGACGAGAGCACGATCCTGCGATTCCGGCACCTGCTTGAGGCCCATGAGCTGTCGGCCAGAATGCTGGCGACGGTCAACGAGATCCTGCAGGCGAAGGGCCTGATGCTCAAGGTGGGCTCGGCGGTCGACGCAACGCTGATTTCGGCACCCAGTTCGACGAAGAAGGCTGGCACGCGAGACCCCGAGATGAGCCAGACGCAAAAGGGCGGCAGCTGGTACTTCGGTATGAAGGCGCACATCGGAGTCGATGTGGAGTCGGGGCTGGTGCATACCGTCAAGTGCACGCCGGCAAATGTTCACGACATCACGGTGGCGCATGAACTGTTGCACGGCGACGAGCAGGTTGCGTTTGCCGATGCGGGCTACGTGGGCATCGAGAAGCGAGGCGAAACGGGTGCCGTCCAGTGGCACGTGGCGATGAGGCCGAGCAAGCGAAGAAAGCTGGACAAAAGCAAGCGGCTGGACAGAATCTACGAGAAAGTCGAGCGGCTCAAGGCGGGCGTGCGGGCGAAGGTTGAGCACCCGTTTCGGGTGCTCAAATGTCAGTTCGGCTATCTGAAGGCGCGGTATCGGGGACTGGCGAAAAACACGGCGCAGATCGAAACGCAGTTCGCGCTGATCAATCTCTGGCTGGCTCGCGGGGTGCTCGGTAAAGCGAAATGA
- a CDS encoding 2-hydroxy-3-oxopropionate reductase translates to MAKIGFIGLGIMGAHMARNLIKGGHALFVNGAYPVPEDLAKTTTVVADSTAVAQAADIVVVMVPDTPDVSNVLFADDGVAKGLTKGKLVIDMSSISPLDTQAFAKKINELGCDYLDAPVSGGEIGARDATLTIMVGGPQKAFDLAKPLFDLMGKNISLIGDNGAGQTCKVANQIIVALNIEAVAEALLFAARSGADPERVRKALMGGFASSRILEVHGERMTKRTFNPGFRIELHQKDLNLALDGARKLGIALPHTASAQQLFSVCAANGGKAWDHSAMVRALEIMANFEVAQAPAADQKAA, encoded by the coding sequence ATGGCAAAGATCGGTTTCATCGGCCTCGGCATCATGGGCGCGCACATGGCGCGCAACCTCATCAAGGGCGGCCACGCGCTGTTCGTCAACGGCGCATACCCGGTGCCCGAAGATCTCGCCAAGACGACGACCGTCGTCGCCGATTCGACAGCTGTTGCGCAGGCGGCCGACATCGTCGTGGTTATGGTTCCCGACACGCCCGATGTCTCGAACGTGCTGTTCGCGGATGACGGCGTGGCGAAGGGCCTGACGAAGGGCAAGCTCGTGATCGACATGAGCTCGATCTCGCCGCTCGACACGCAGGCATTCGCGAAGAAGATCAACGAGCTGGGCTGCGACTATCTGGACGCACCTGTTTCCGGCGGCGAGATCGGCGCGCGCGATGCGACGCTGACGATCATGGTTGGCGGCCCGCAGAAGGCCTTCGATCTCGCGAAGCCGCTGTTCGATCTGATGGGCAAGAACATTTCGCTGATCGGCGACAACGGTGCGGGCCAGACGTGCAAGGTCGCGAACCAGATCATCGTGGCGCTGAACATCGAGGCTGTTGCCGAGGCGCTGCTGTTCGCCGCGCGTTCGGGCGCCGATCCGGAGCGCGTGCGCAAGGCATTGATGGGCGGCTTCGCGTCGTCGCGGATTCTCGAAGTGCACGGCGAGCGCATGACGAAGCGCACGTTCAACCCGGGTTTCCGGATCGAGCTGCACCAGAAGGATCTGAATCTCGCACTCGACGGCGCGCGCAAGCTCGGCATTGCGTTGCCGCATACGGCGAGCGCGCAGCAGCTGTTCAGCGTGTGTGCTGCGAACGGCGGCAAGGCATGGGATCACTCGGCGATGGTGCGCGCGCTGGAAATCATGGCGAATTTCGAAGTCGCGCAGGCGCCGGCAGCGGATCAGAAGGCTGCGTAA
- the otnI gene encoding 2-oxo-tetronate isomerase, with product MPKFAANLTMLFNEVPFLDRFAAAADAGFDAVEFLFPYPYQIAELSERLEQNKLKLVLHNLPAGNWEAGERGIASLPDRVSEFQEGVGRAIEYAKALKVPQLNCLVGIPKNVDAGKARATIVDNLRFAAAALKKEGIRLLVEPCNSYDIPGFALNRSAEGLDVIQAVGSDNLFLQYDIYHMQRMEGELAATIKKHFAQIAHIQLADNPGRNEPGTGEINYPFLFDLLDSLGYQGYVGCEYKPRTTTTEGLGWLESIAGIKRAHASA from the coding sequence ATGCCGAAATTTGCCGCGAATCTCACGATGCTGTTCAACGAAGTCCCGTTCCTCGACCGCTTCGCCGCGGCCGCCGATGCAGGCTTCGATGCCGTCGAATTTCTGTTCCCCTACCCGTATCAGATCGCCGAACTGTCGGAGCGCCTCGAGCAGAACAAGCTGAAGCTGGTGCTGCACAACCTGCCCGCCGGCAACTGGGAAGCGGGCGAACGCGGTATCGCGTCGCTGCCGGATCGCGTGAGCGAGTTTCAGGAAGGCGTCGGCCGCGCGATCGAATACGCGAAAGCACTGAAGGTGCCGCAACTGAACTGCCTCGTCGGCATTCCGAAGAACGTCGACGCCGGCAAGGCGCGTGCGACGATCGTCGACAACCTGCGCTTCGCCGCTGCCGCGTTGAAGAAAGAAGGCATCCGGCTGCTCGTCGAGCCGTGCAACTCGTACGATATTCCGGGCTTTGCGCTGAACCGTTCGGCGGAAGGACTCGACGTGATTCAGGCCGTCGGCTCCGACAATCTGTTCCTGCAGTACGACATCTATCACATGCAACGGATGGAAGGTGAACTCGCTGCGACGATCAAGAAGCACTTCGCGCAGATCGCCCACATCCAGCTCGCCGACAACCCGGGCCGCAACGAACCCGGCACGGGCGAAATCAACTATCCGTTCCTGTTCGATCTGCTCGATTCGCTCGGCTATCAGGGCTACGTCGGCTGCGAGTACAAGCCGCGCACGACGACCACGGAAGGCCTCGGCTGGCTGGAAAGCATCGCGGGCATAAAGCGCGCGCATGCGTCGGCCTGA
- the gcl gene encoding glyoxylate carboligase produces the protein MAKMRAVDAAVLVLEKEGIDTAFGVPGAAINPFYSAMRKAGNISHVLARHVEGASHMAEGYTRAQPGNIGVCIGTSGPAGTDMITGLYSASADSIPILAITGQAPRARLYKEDFQAVDIESIAKPVTKWAVTVREPALVPRVFQQAFHLMRSGRPGPVLVDLPIDVQLAEIEFDIDTYEPLPVYKPKATRKQIEAALTLLNDSARPLIVSGGGVLNAAAEDLLVQFAETVGVPVIPTLMSWGAIPDDHPLMAGMVGLQTSHRYGNATMLASDFVLGIGNRWANRHTGSVEVYTKGRKFVHVDIEPTQIGRVFGPDLGIVSDAKAALELFIEVAQEWKAAGKLKDRGAWVEECQARKRTLQRKTHFENVPIKPQRVYEEMNKVFGRDTCYVSTIGLSQIAAAQFLHVFKARNWINCGQAGPLGWTIPAALGVRAADPQRPIVALSGDYDFQFMIEELAVGAQFKLPYVHVVVNNSYLGLIRQAQRAFDMDFCVQLAFDNINAPEVEGYGVDHVAVAEGLGCKAIRVFKPEEIEPALKKAQSMLSEFNVPVVVEVILERVTNISMGAEIDAINEFEELAITRADAPSAVSLLD, from the coding sequence ATGGCCAAGATGAGAGCCGTCGACGCAGCGGTGCTCGTGCTCGAAAAAGAAGGCATCGACACGGCTTTCGGCGTTCCGGGCGCCGCCATCAATCCGTTCTACTCGGCCATGCGCAAGGCAGGCAACATCAGTCACGTGCTGGCTCGCCACGTCGAAGGCGCATCGCACATGGCCGAAGGCTATACGCGTGCCCAGCCGGGCAATATCGGCGTGTGCATCGGCACGTCGGGCCCCGCGGGCACCGACATGATCACGGGCCTCTACTCCGCCTCCGCCGATTCGATCCCGATTCTCGCCATCACGGGCCAGGCGCCGCGCGCGCGTCTGTACAAGGAAGACTTCCAGGCCGTCGACATTGAATCGATCGCCAAGCCCGTCACCAAGTGGGCCGTCACGGTGCGCGAGCCGGCCCTCGTGCCGCGCGTGTTCCAGCAGGCCTTCCATCTGATGCGCTCGGGCCGCCCCGGTCCCGTGCTGGTCGACCTGCCGATCGACGTGCAGCTCGCCGAAATCGAGTTCGACATCGACACCTACGAACCGCTGCCCGTCTACAAGCCGAAGGCGACGCGCAAGCAGATCGAAGCCGCGCTGACGCTGCTCAACGACTCGGCCAGGCCGCTGATCGTCTCCGGCGGCGGCGTGCTGAACGCGGCGGCTGAAGACCTGCTCGTGCAGTTCGCGGAAACGGTCGGCGTGCCCGTGATCCCGACGCTGATGTCATGGGGCGCGATTCCCGACGATCATCCGCTGATGGCGGGCATGGTCGGCCTCCAGACCTCGCACCGTTACGGCAACGCGACGATGCTCGCCTCCGACTTCGTGCTCGGCATCGGCAACCGCTGGGCGAACCGTCACACGGGCAGCGTCGAGGTGTACACGAAGGGCCGCAAGTTCGTGCACGTCGATATCGAACCGACGCAGATCGGCCGCGTGTTCGGCCCGGACCTCGGCATCGTCTCCGATGCGAAGGCGGCGCTCGAACTGTTCATTGAAGTCGCGCAGGAATGGAAGGCGGCCGGCAAGCTGAAGGACCGCGGCGCGTGGGTCGAGGAATGCCAGGCGCGCAAGCGCACGCTGCAGCGCAAGACGCACTTCGAAAATGTGCCGATCAAGCCGCAGCGCGTGTACGAAGAGATGAACAAGGTGTTCGGCCGCGATACGTGCTATGTGAGCACGATCGGTCTGTCGCAGATCGCCGCCGCGCAGTTCCTCCATGTGTTCAAGGCGCGCAACTGGATCAACTGCGGCCAGGCGGGCCCGCTCGGCTGGACGATTCCGGCTGCGCTGGGCGTGCGTGCCGCCGATCCGCAGCGCCCCATCGTTGCGCTGTCGGGCGACTACGACTTCCAGTTCATGATCGAAGAGCTGGCCGTGGGCGCGCAGTTCAAGCTGCCGTACGTGCATGTCGTCGTGAACAACTCGTATCTGGGCCTGATCCGCCAGGCACAGCGCGCGTTCGACATGGACTTCTGCGTGCAGCTCGCGTTCGACAACATCAACGCACCGGAAGTCGAAGGCTATGGCGTCGATCACGTGGCCGTTGCCGAAGGCCTCGGCTGCAAGGCGATCCGCGTGTTCAAGCCGGAAGAGATCGAGCCCGCACTGAAGAAGGCGCAGTCGATGCTCTCCGAATTCAACGTGCCCGTGGTCGTGGAAGTGATTCTCGAGCGTGTGACGAACATCTCGATGGGCGCAGAGATCGACGCGATCAACGAGTTCGAAGAGCTTGCCATCACGCGCGCCGATGCGCCGAGCGCCGTCTCGCTGCTCGACTGA
- a CDS encoding LysR family transcriptional regulator produces MDRFKQIETFVRVADAGSLAAAALEEGVSPVILGRRIDALEKRLGVKLMYRSTRRLVVSEEGAAFLERCRGLLSEWDQAENELMAGRRTVNGHLIVSAPAAFGRKHVAPLAPEFLKDKPELQVSFNLTDRVVDLVREGYDLSIRIGGAVDPNFVAVKLATNRRVVCGTPEYFRKHGKPKTLEDLPNHNCFAFNLQGGQNRGWYFRRNGKLTTVRVSGTLDCNDGELLHRWVSEGLGLGWRSTWEIDQQLARGELETVLDEYALPDYDILAVYPQQRYVPAKVRYFIDYLKEVYARKDYWINAS; encoded by the coding sequence ATGGACCGCTTCAAACAGATCGAAACCTTCGTGCGCGTCGCCGATGCGGGCAGTCTAGCGGCGGCGGCGCTGGAAGAGGGCGTGTCGCCCGTGATTCTCGGACGCCGGATCGACGCGCTCGAAAAGCGTCTCGGCGTCAAGCTGATGTACCGCTCGACGCGGCGCCTCGTGGTCAGCGAAGAAGGCGCGGCGTTTCTCGAACGCTGCCGCGGGCTGCTCAGCGAATGGGATCAGGCGGAAAACGAGCTGATGGCGGGAAGGCGCACCGTGAACGGGCATCTGATCGTGTCGGCGCCCGCGGCGTTCGGGCGCAAGCACGTCGCGCCGCTCGCGCCGGAGTTCCTGAAGGACAAGCCCGAACTGCAGGTGTCGTTCAATCTGACCGACCGCGTCGTCGACCTGGTGCGCGAAGGCTACGACCTGTCGATCCGCATCGGCGGCGCGGTGGATCCGAACTTCGTCGCGGTGAAGCTCGCGACGAACCGGCGCGTCGTGTGCGGCACGCCGGAATACTTCCGCAAGCACGGCAAGCCGAAGACGCTCGAAGACCTGCCGAATCACAACTGTTTCGCGTTCAACCTGCAAGGCGGTCAGAACCGCGGCTGGTATTTCCGGCGTAACGGCAAGCTGACGACGGTGCGCGTGAGCGGCACGCTCGATTGCAACGACGGCGAACTGCTGCACCGCTGGGTGTCGGAAGGGCTCGGGCTCGGCTGGCGCTCGACGTGGGAAATCGATCAGCAGCTCGCGCGCGGCGAGCTTGAAACCGTTCTCGACGAATACGCGCTGCCCGATTACGACATCCTTGCCGTGTATCCGCAGCAGCGCTATGTGCCCGCGAAGGTGCGTTATTTCATCGATTACCTGAAAGAGGTGTATGCGCGCAAGGATTACTGGATCAACGCGTCGTGA
- a CDS encoding cupredoxin domain-containing protein, which yields MGAVLTVAGGFDARAAEPRVIKVQARRFVFTPNQIKLAPNEKVVFELTALDTIMGFAIPQYNVRADVPPGAVVRVPAQAGSAGTVDFLCDIFCGSGHETMSGTIVVG from the coding sequence ATGGGCGCGGTATTGACGGTGGCGGGCGGCTTCGACGCGCGCGCCGCCGAGCCGCGCGTGATCAAGGTTCAGGCGCGCAGGTTCGTGTTCACGCCGAATCAGATCAAGCTCGCGCCGAACGAGAAGGTCGTGTTCGAACTCACGGCGCTGGACACGATCATGGGTTTCGCGATTCCGCAGTACAACGTGCGCGCCGACGTGCCGCCCGGGGCCGTGGTGCGGGTGCCGGCGCAGGCGGGGTCGGCGGGTACCGTCGATTTTCTGTGCGATATTTTTTGCGGGTCGGGGCACGAGACGATGAGCGGGACGATCGTGGTGGGGTAG
- a CDS encoding metallophosphoesterase family protein, with the protein MQNSLKCLKRRDFLRLAAVGGAAFASALPGFTYGRDDDFYFVQLSDSHWGFEGPGVNPDSKGTLPKAIAAVNALPSPPDFVIFTGDLTHTTDDTAVRHERMRQFQQIIAQLKVKPLYLMPGEHDASLDAGAAYKEHFGQTHYTFDHKGVHFITLDNVSDPAGRVGAEQIAWLAADIDRQPQDARIVLFTHRPLFDLAPQWDWATRDGAQVIDVLSRRKNVTVFYGHIHQEHHMVTGNIAHHAARSLMFPLPAAMSQEKKLPVPWDASAPYRGLGWRQVEVARPSGALALNEMPIKTS; encoded by the coding sequence ATGCAGAACTCTCTTAAATGTCTGAAGCGGCGCGATTTCCTGCGCCTTGCCGCAGTCGGCGGCGCGGCGTTCGCGTCGGCGTTGCCCGGCTTCACCTACGGACGCGACGACGATTTCTATTTCGTCCAGCTGTCCGATTCGCATTGGGGCTTCGAGGGCCCCGGCGTCAATCCCGATTCGAAAGGCACGCTGCCGAAAGCGATCGCCGCTGTGAATGCGCTGCCCTCGCCGCCCGATTTCGTCATCTTCACGGGCGACCTGACGCACACGACGGACGACACCGCCGTGCGTCACGAACGCATGCGCCAGTTCCAGCAGATCATCGCTCAGCTGAAGGTGAAGCCGCTGTATCTGATGCCCGGCGAGCACGACGCGAGCCTCGATGCGGGCGCCGCGTACAAGGAGCATTTCGGCCAGACGCATTACACGTTCGACCACAAGGGCGTGCACTTCATCACGCTCGACAACGTGTCCGATCCGGCCGGCCGCGTCGGCGCGGAGCAGATCGCGTGGCTCGCCGCCGATATCGACCGTCAGCCGCAGGACGCGCGCATCGTGCTGTTCACGCACCGGCCGCTCTTCGATCTCGCGCCGCAGTGGGACTGGGCGACGCGCGACGGCGCGCAGGTCATCGACGTGCTGAGCCGGCGCAAGAATGTGACCGTGTTCTACGGGCATATCCATCAGGAGCATCACATGGTGACGGGCAACATCGCGCATCACGCAGCGCGCTCGCTGATGTTCCCGTTGCCTGCAGCGATGTCGCAGGAGAAGAAGCTGCCCGTACCGTGGGATGCGTCGGCGCCGTATCGCGGGCTGGGGTGGCGGCAGGTGGAAGTGGCGCGGCCGTCGGGCGCGCTCGCGCTCAATGAAATGCCGATCAAGACTTCATAA
- a CDS encoding RNA polymerase sigma factor, translated as MNETGNHAASGERASDARAEAARSLRFQQMALPHLDAAYNLARWLCGNGHDADDVVQEAFMRAYRFFDTFHGETARPWLLAIVRRTWYTEWRRRSGGVNATVEFDENLDDASFEGWSSGSPDPEALLIRDEDTRLVHEALEQLPVEYREVLILRELEELSYREIATIADLPVGTVMSRLARGRRKLATALTSLQAKGSARPTGGARDGGAAQRAPDGTGGVSGARPAVRASSRSAGSSRPAHDGSAGSPAAASPGAATDTTRKTESGWMPHAPGALPGGLAQEAPDGL; from the coding sequence GTGAATGAGACCGGAAATCATGCGGCGAGCGGCGAACGCGCGAGTGACGCGCGCGCCGAGGCGGCACGCAGTCTGCGCTTTCAGCAGATGGCGCTGCCGCATCTCGATGCCGCATACAACCTTGCGCGCTGGCTATGCGGCAACGGCCACGACGCCGACGACGTCGTGCAGGAAGCATTCATGCGCGCATACCGTTTCTTCGACACGTTCCACGGCGAGACCGCGCGGCCCTGGCTGCTCGCGATCGTGCGGCGCACGTGGTACACGGAATGGCGCAGGCGCTCGGGTGGTGTGAACGCGACAGTCGAGTTCGACGAGAACCTCGACGACGCATCGTTCGAAGGCTGGAGTTCGGGTTCGCCCGACCCCGAAGCGCTGCTGATCCGCGACGAAGACACGCGGCTCGTGCACGAGGCGCTCGAACAGCTGCCCGTCGAGTATCGCGAGGTGCTGATCCTGCGCGAACTGGAAGAGCTGAGCTACCGCGAGATCGCGACGATCGCGGATCTGCCCGTGGGCACCGTGATGTCGCGGCTCGCGCGCGGACGGCGCAAGCTCGCGACGGCGCTGACGTCGTTGCAAGCGAAGGGGAGCGCGCGGCCGACAGGCGGCGCGCGCGACGGAGGCGCTGCGCAGCGTGCGCCGGACGGGACAGGCGGTGTATCGGGGGCGCGGCCGGCGGTGCGTGCGTCGTCCCGGTCAGCCGGTTCGTCCCGCCCGGCGCACGACGGCAGCGCCGGGTCGCCGGCCGCTGCATCGCCGGGCGCGGCGACCGACACGACACGCAAAACCGAAAGCGGCTGGATGCCGCACGCTCCCGGCGCGTTGCCGGGCGGACTCGCACAGGAGGCGCCAGATGGACTGTAA
- a CDS encoding anti-sigma factor family protein — MDCNEARPLLDANADHELTPPQSRDVQRHIESCESCRRESEMVRAMKGAVRSANYYRAPDELRASILAALPSTEPAMPERALRESEPERDGQRKGWFDWLRLPQLPKGGGFGPLAGEGAGGPMSGTMGGWQQSAAWRGGLALAFCALVAAGVAVSLHRTGEPLPLVDELVASHVRAQLSGHDIDVVSSDQHTVKPWFNGKLDYAPPVEDLAASGFPLAGGRLDYVGHRRVAVLTYRHAKHVIDVYVFPEDDRSAGKPGPALVRDGYAVARWRDDGMMWWAVTDAAPESLTALQTALTARLHGGEPGAPYSGS; from the coding sequence ATGGACTGTAACGAAGCACGGCCGCTTCTCGATGCGAATGCGGACCATGAACTCACGCCGCCGCAATCGCGCGACGTGCAGCGGCATATCGAAAGCTGCGAATCTTGCCGGAGGGAGAGCGAGATGGTGCGGGCGATGAAGGGCGCGGTGCGCTCGGCCAACTACTACCGCGCGCCGGACGAACTGCGCGCGAGCATCCTGGCGGCGCTGCCGTCGACGGAACCGGCGATGCCCGAACGGGCGCTGCGTGAAAGCGAGCCTGAGCGCGATGGGCAGCGCAAGGGCTGGTTCGACTGGCTGCGGTTGCCTCAACTGCCGAAAGGCGGCGGTTTCGGGCCGCTGGCGGGCGAGGGCGCGGGCGGCCCGATGAGCGGCACGATGGGGGGCTGGCAGCAGAGCGCGGCGTGGCGAGGCGGTCTCGCGCTCGCATTCTGTGCACTGGTCGCAGCGGGTGTCGCGGTGTCGCTGCACCGCACGGGCGAGCCGCTGCCGCTCGTCGACGAACTGGTGGCGAGCCACGTACGGGCGCAGCTGTCGGGGCACGATATCGACGTGGTGTCGTCGGATCAGCATACGGTCAAGCCGTGGTTCAACGGCAAACTCGACTACGCGCCGCCCGTCGAGGATCTCGCGGCGAGCGGGTTTCCGCTGGCGGGCGGACGGCTCGACTATGTCGGGCATCGGCGGGTGGCTGTGCTGACGTACCGGCACGCAAAGCACGTGATCGACGTCTACGTGTTCCCCGAGGACGACCGCTCGGCGGGCAAGCCCGGCCCGGCGCTCGTGCGCGACGGCTATGCGGTGGCGCGCTGGCGCGACGACGGCATGATGTGGTGGGCCGTCACGGACGCCGCGCCCGAATCCCTGACGGCCTTGCAGACCGCGCTGACGGCGCGGCTGCATGGCGGCGAGCCGGGGGCGCCCTACTCGGGCAGTTGA
- the rpsF gene encoding 30S ribosomal protein S6 — protein sequence MRHYEIVFIVHPDQSEQVPAMIERYKSTITSHGGQIHRIEDWGRRQLAYMIEKLAKAHYVCMNIECDQTTLDELEHAFKFNDAVLRHLIVKMKKAETGPSPMMKEVQREEAKKAAASQSAEAQA from the coding sequence ATGCGTCATTACGAAATCGTCTTCATCGTGCACCCCGATCAAAGCGAGCAAGTGCCCGCGATGATCGAGCGTTACAAGTCCACGATCACGTCGCACGGTGGCCAGATCCACCGTATCGAAGACTGGGGCCGTCGCCAACTGGCCTACATGATCGAGAAACTCGCGAAGGCTCACTACGTCTGCATGAACATCGAATGCGACCAGACCACGCTCGACGAGCTGGAACACGCGTTCAAGTTCAACGACGCCGTTCTGCGTCACCTCATCGTCAAGATGAAGAAGGCCGAAACCGGCCCGTCGCCGATGATGAAGGAAGTGCAGCGCGAAGAAGCCAAGAAGGCAGCTGCATCGCAGTCCGCCGAAGCGCAGGCTTAA